The Lucilia cuprina isolate Lc7/37 chromosome 5, ASM2204524v1, whole genome shotgun sequence genome includes a window with the following:
- the LOC111676885 gene encoding helicase POLQ-like — MIDCSKYLFYILNSDNILILMSKNVRTRDWNIGNEQHVNKKQKCATNLSSNNKSLLEPSESILWPETEDSFFTDSKLDKLLESHNERNPTNGTVNSHKFYDDHSDDSLFTDIVLDNDSLSSGGENVGGTPMIQILPNTDIAGDDTLFSEINLEEIVPPESDKISRNEEITPTQSNKTSVVSKTQDVIEDLFEEDFPLNEVDQCTQKFLNDVAFKFPAANETQKIYKLPINSCIQGTQYETREEIQNRTMHPLQQTYVAEVNRTELHQLSNINWDTQMFEHEVIEDYPCKGDFYGLPDKVKKMIFDHKGIQSLYEWQDECLNLPAIRQRKNLIYALPTSGGKTLVAEILMLREVICREKNVLFILPYVSIVQEKVSAMSPFAIALDFIVDEYTAGKGKCPPVPRKKRKSIYIASIEKGAVLLDSLIDAQRANELGLVVVDELHLIGEKGRGAYLEALLTKIMYLNAKIQIVGMSATIGNLSEISEFLKADVYTRGFRPVELKEYIKCGRDILEINLQGKTLEEIFVYSRSVNFNYSEAVQKSDPDHLAGLVAECAPKNGCLIFCSSRKNCENVAVLLSRVLPKSKFLEYRKSEKNDLMDALDKVCGILSPVLARTIPYGVAYHHSGLTTDERKFIETAYRFGVLSVICCTSTLAAGVNLPAKRVIIRAPYVGAEFMTLCKYKQMIGRAGRAGMGEAGESILISSSRDNVRVGEMLFSPMDKAISSLDHQGRVGLQALILSAIGLGLASCRADLHRLVRGTLLAVQSTQLGISVETMVKEILREMFKNKVLQMSNNDTKKDVSDILITQDLQNKTNSAIPERTIKLHSNTRFKLTTIGKAAFKAGIDYRRAYAIHNELASAQKQLILTNYGHLLYLVVSFNSNAVGDELFPADAAILFRAYEKLDEATHTLFKQMGFTEAHAAKIVKNMSIQGPMELKLNRLYKVLILMDLINVEPLPLVSAKYNIERGQLQNLMSQATAAASAIVRLCEQIEEFWCFKPLFERISRKMDRCGTLELEPLLELPAVKINRAKQLYAAGFKTVEDIAKIRPIDLVKSVEHMPMKIAKEIISAAKIILMKKLDHLEEETEAIKVCLRPET, encoded by the exons atgatagattgtagtaaatatttgttttatattttaaatagtgaTAATATATTGATATTAATGTCTAAAAACGTGCGTACGAGAGATTGGAATATTGGAAATGAACaacatgtaaataaaaaacaaaaatgtgcgACTAATCTAAGCAGCAACAATAAATCTTTGCTGGAACCCAGTGAAAGTATACTATGGCCAGAGACAGAAGATAGTTTTTTTACTGATTCAAAGTTGGATAAACTTTTAGAATCACATAATGAGAGAAATCCCACAAATGGGACGGTCAACAGTCACAAATTCTATGATGATCATTCCGATGATAGTTTATTTACCGACATTGTTCTCGACAATGACTCCTTGAGTAGTGGTGGTGAAAATGTAGGTGGTACACCTATGATACAAATTTTACCTAATACCGATATAGCTGGAGATGATACTTTGTTTTCGGAAATAAATTTAGAAGAAATAGTTCCTCCGGAAAGTGATAAAATTTCCAGAAACGAAGAAATAACACCTACACAAAGTAATAAAACTTCAGTTGTAAGTAAAACACAAGACGTCATTGAAGATTTATTCGAAGAAGACTTTCCACTTAATGAGGTGGATCAATGtacacaaaaatttctaaatgatgtGGCCTTTAAGTTTCCTGCTGCTAATGAAACAcaaaagatttataaattaCCCATAAATAGTTGTATACAGGGTACACAGTACGAGACACGCGAAGAGATTCAAAATCGTACCATGCATCCATTGCAACAAACTTATGTAGCTGAAGTAAATCGTACTGAGTTGCATCAATTGTCGAATATAAATTGGGATACTCAAATGTTCGAACATGAAGTTATTGAGGATTATCCCTGTAAGGGAGATTTTTACGGTCTACCGGATAAAGTTAAGAAAATGATATTTGATCACAAGGGTATACAGAGTTTATATG AGTGGCAAGATGAATGCCTTAATCTTCCAGCCATACGGCAACGTAAAAATCTAATCTACGCTTTACCCACAAGTGGTGGTAAAACATTGGTAGCTGAAATCCTAATGTTGCGTGAGGTTATATGTCGTGAAAAAAATGTTCTCTTTATATTGCCCTATGTGTCAATAGTACAAGAAAAGGTCAGTGCCATGTCACCTTTTGCCATTGCTTTAGATTTCATAGTTGATGAATATACAGCCGGCAAGGGTAAATGTCCACCAGTGCCTCGAAAAAAACgcaaaagtatttatattgcCTCCATTGAAAAGGGAGCTGTTTTACTGGATAGTTTAATCGATGCACAACGTGCCAATGAACTTGGTTTAGTGGTGGTAGATGAATTGCATTTGATTGGTGAAAAGGGTAGAGGTGCCTATTTGGAGGCATTACtaacaaaaattatgtatttgaatg CAAAAATCCAAATTGTGGGCATGAGTGCCACCATTGGTAATCTTTCGGAAATATCTGAATTCTTAAAAGCTGATGTTTATACACGAGGCTTTCGTCCCGTAGAACTTAAGGAATACATTAAATGTGGTCGTGAtatattagaaataaatttacaaggaaaaactttagaagaaatttttgtttatagtcgtagtgttaattttaat TATAGTGAAGCTGTACAAAAATCAGATCCGGATCATTTGGCTGGTTTGGTAGCGGAGTGTGCTCCCAAAAATggttgtttaatattttgttcgtcgcgtaaaaattgtgaaaatgttGCTGTTTTATTAAGTCGTGTATTGCCGAA ATCCAAATTCTTAGAATATCGTAAGAGTGAAAAAAACGATCTAATGGATGCCCTCGACAAAGTTTGTGGCATTTTGAGTCCAGTCCTAGCGCGTACCATACCCTATGGAGTGGCCTATCATCATTCGGGTCTCACTACCGATGAACGTAAATTTATTGAGACTGCCTATCGTTTTGGTGTTTTGAGTGTTATATGTTGTACATCTACATTGGCGGCGGGTGTCAATTTGCCAGCCAAGCGAGTTATTATACGAGCCCCATATGTGGGTGCAGAGTTTATGACATTATGCAAGTATAAGCAAATGATTGGTCGCGCTGGACGTGCTGGTATGGGTGAGGCGGGCGAGAGTATTTTGATAAGTTCGAGTCGTGATAATGTTCGTGTTGGCGAGATGTTATTTTCACCCATGGACAAGGCAATTAGTTCGTTAGACCATCAGGGTAGAGTGGGTTTACAG GCCCTGATTCTTAGTGCAATTGGTTTGGGTTTGGCATCATGCCGTGCCGACTTACATCGTCTAGTGCGAGGCACTCTGCTGGCTGTACAATCAACACAGCTTGGCATATCTGTAGAGACAATGGTCAAGGAAATTTTAcgtgaaatgtttaaaaataaagtctTGCAGATGTCCAATAACGATACCAAAAAAGATGTTTCCGATATTTTAATAACACAAGatctacaaaataaaacaaacagtgCAATACCGGAGCGTACCATTAAATTACATAGCAATACACGTTTTAAATTGACCACCATTGGAAAAGCGGCCTTTAAGGCTGGCATAGATTATCGTCGAGCCTATGCCATCCACAATGAATTGGCTTCAGCACAAAAACAATTGATACTCACTAACTATGGTCATCTACTATACTTGGTGGTCTCTTTCAATTCAAATGCTGTGGGCGATGAATTGTTTCCAGCCGATGCTGCCATACTATTTCGAGCCTACGAAAAATTGGACGAAGCCACACACactctttttaaacaaatgggTTTTACCGAGGCACATGCggctaaaattgttaaaaatatgtcCATACAGGGTCCTATGGAATTAAAACTAAATCGTTTATATAAAGTTCTAATACTAATGGATCTTATAAATGTTGAACCTTTGCCGTTAGTATCGGCAAAATATAATATCGAACGCGGACAATTGCAAAATCTTATGAGTCAAGCGACGGCGGCCGCCAGTGCCATAGTACGTTTGTGTGAACAAATTGAAGAATTCTGGTGTTTTAAGCCACTTTTTGAACGTATTAGCAGAAAAATGGATCGTTGTGGTACCTTGGAATTGGAACCGTTGCTGGAGTTGCCGGCTGTGAAAATT AATCGCGCCAAACAGTTGTATGCAGCTGGTTTTAAAACCGTAGAGGATATTGCCAAAATACGACCCATAGATTTGGTAAAATCTGTTGAACATATGCCAATGAAAATAGCCAAAGAAATAATATCGGCCGCCAAG aTAATTCTAATGAAAAAACTAGATCATTTAGAAGAGGAGACAGAGGCCATTAAAGTCTGTTTAAGACCAGAAACTTAA
- the LOC111676893 gene encoding uncharacterized protein LOC111676893 isoform X2, producing the protein MENFFTNIDLITYMCKFLNYEEQFQLTQVSSELENIITNYVWKTTFQEIQIAMNQTQFVVSDTTKPIEKLRFYEYYNIWHGEDFLLSSKNMEIFLKLNKNNVKKLQLIGEKDPKKERRRHQKMYSNQLITEIDQGENSTQYVLPFSQTFPNLTELCCWNMKLENRDLQRVAENFLKLNTLILNNCFSPEDKPLEIGIDINIQTIKDIKNLNSLTINRWPYAYTYSCLNNVKNIINQLKLQQLTLNGFRIPYESKNNKIDLNLRNLKYYKELDMTQFILYKINFLPHFENLRNLTLRCDHDTYIYEDFFISLLKSCKYLTHLHLILCLTEHFKVLPTLHELILEDCEGLTYSNLKTILSGIHLKCFKSLSTTYTGNFEYFSISPSLQKLEIITKDTNFTKLLSFNEQNLINLKELLYYANGDEKLIFSNFGQNLNVLNINSDQFIAEDCLKLKYLHKLKINDGISISDFLLLLKHGHLHELSIKYVYYKINQHEAKALTTNLRYLRLECNRFGVIGNAEEDFLLNLLNLNKELSLAYERLMTTKSIVQISRNRNFPKRFKNINVGGISIECNSIRNECEETMILIKNIIQSFRKRHLNAYFIL; encoded by the exons atggaaaatttttttacaaacatcgATTTGATCACATATatgtgcaaatttttaaattacgaAGAGCAATTTCAATTGACGCAAGTTTCAAGTGAATTGGAAAACATTATAACGAATTATGTGTGGAAAACTACATTTCAAGAAATACAAATCGCAATGAATCAAACACAATTTGTAGTATCGGACACAACGAAACCAATCGAAAAGCTTCGTTTTTATGAATACTATAATATATGGCATGGAGAAGATTTCCTTTTATCAAgtaaaaatatggaaattttcttaaaattaaataaaaataatgttaaaaaattgcaaCTAATAGGTGAAAAAGACCCAAAAAAAGAGCGTCGCAGACACCAGAAAATGTATTCAAATCAACTAATAACTGAAATAGATCAAGGAGAGAATAGCACACAATATGTCTTACCATTCAGTCAAACATTTCCAAATCTTACTGAACTGTGCTGCTGGAATATGAAATTGGAAAATAGGGATTTGCAAAGAGTAGcagagaattttttgaaactGAATACTTTGATCCTAAATAATTGCTTCAGTCCAGAAGATAAACCTTTGGAAATTGGAATTGATATTAATATTCAAACtattaaagatataaaaaatttgaacagTTTAACCATAAACAGATGGCCATACGCATACACTTATAGTTGTTtgaataatgttaaaaatattattaatcaaCTAAAATTACAGCAATTAACATTAAATGGCTTTCGTATTCCTTATGaatccaaaaataataaaatcgatttaaatttaagaaatttaaaatattacaaagaacTAGATATGACTCAATtcatattatacaaaataaatttcttgcCACACTTTGAAAATCTTCGCAACTTAACCCTAAGGTGTGACCATGATACTTATATTtatgaagatttttttataagtttattaaaatcttgtaaatatttaacacatttaCACTTGATCCTATGCCTTACTGAACATTTCAAAGTATTGCCAAC ATTACACGAACTTATTCTCGAAGACTGCGAAGGATTAACTTattcaaatttgaaaacaatattgAGTGGAAttcatttgaaatgttttaaatctCTAAGTACAACATATACgggaaattttgaatatttttctatttcacCATCATTGCAAAAACTTGAAATAATTACTAAAgacacaaattttacaaaattattaagttttaatgAACAAAATCTTATAAACCTTAAAGAATTGCTGTATTATGCGAACGGTGATGAAAAGttgatattttcaaattttggacAAAATCTAAATGTTCTGAATATTAATAGTGATCAATTTATTGCAGAAGAttgtttgaaattgaaatatttgcataaattaaaaataaatgatggTATTTCAATATCTGACTTTTTGCTGCTGCTAAAACATGGACATTTACATGAATTatcaattaaatatgtttattataaaataaatcagcATGAAGCAAAAGCCTTAACGACAAATCTTCGATATCTTCGTTTAGAATGTAATAGATTTGGTGTCATTGGTAATGCGGAGGAAgactttttacttaatttattaaatttaaataaagaattatcTCTAGCGTATGAGAGATTAATGACAACAAAGTCAATTGTTCAAATATCGCGTAATAGAAACTTTCCAAAGCGATTTAAGAATATTAATGTTGGCGGTATTTCAAtag AATGTAATTCCATTCGGAATGAATGTGAAGAAACCAtgattctaataaaaaatattatacaatccTTTAGAAAGCGTCATTTGAATGCATATTTTATACTATAA
- the LOC111676893 gene encoding uncharacterized protein LOC111676893 isoform X3 — protein sequence MENFFTNIDLITYMCKFLNYEEQFQLTQVSSELENIITNYVWKTTFQEIQIAMNQTQFVVSDTTKPIEKLRFYEYYNIWHGEDFLLSSEKDPKKERRRHQKMYSNQLITEIDQGENSTQYVLPFSQTFPNLTELCCWNMKLENRDLQRVAENFLKLNTLILNNCFSPEDKPLEIGIDINIQTIKDIKNLNSLTINRWPYAYTYSCLNNVKNIINQLKLQQLTLNGFRIPYESKNNKIDLNLRNLKYYKELDMTQFILYKINFLPHFENLRNLTLRCDHDTYIYEDFFISLLKSCKYLTHLHLILCLTEHFKVLPTLHELILEDCEGLTYSNLKTILSGIHLKCFKSLSTTYTGNFEYFSISPSLQKLEIITKDTNFTKLLSFNEQNLINLKELLYYANGDEKLIFSNFGQNLNVLNINSDQFIAEDCLKLKYLHKLKINDGISISDFLLLLKHGHLHELSIKYVYYKINQHEAKALTTNLRYLRLECNRFGVIGNAEEDFLLNLLNLNKELSLAYERLMTTKSIVQISRNRNFPKRFKNINVGGISIECNSIRNECEETMILIKNIIQSFRKRHLNAYFIL from the exons atggaaaatttttttacaaacatcgATTTGATCACATATatgtgcaaatttttaaattacgaAGAGCAATTTCAATTGACGCAAGTTTCAAGTGAATTGGAAAACATTATAACGAATTATGTGTGGAAAACTACATTTCAAGAAATACAAATCGCAATGAATCAAACACAATTTGTAGTATCGGACACAACGAAACCAATCGAAAAGCTTCGTTTTTATGAATACTATAATATATGGCATGGAGAAGATTTCCTTTTATCAA GTGAAAAAGACCCAAAAAAAGAGCGTCGCAGACACCAGAAAATGTATTCAAATCAACTAATAACTGAAATAGATCAAGGAGAGAATAGCACACAATATGTCTTACCATTCAGTCAAACATTTCCAAATCTTACTGAACTGTGCTGCTGGAATATGAAATTGGAAAATAGGGATTTGCAAAGAGTAGcagagaattttttgaaactGAATACTTTGATCCTAAATAATTGCTTCAGTCCAGAAGATAAACCTTTGGAAATTGGAATTGATATTAATATTCAAACtattaaagatataaaaaatttgaacagTTTAACCATAAACAGATGGCCATACGCATACACTTATAGTTGTTtgaataatgttaaaaatattattaatcaaCTAAAATTACAGCAATTAACATTAAATGGCTTTCGTATTCCTTATGaatccaaaaataataaaatcgatttaaatttaagaaatttaaaatattacaaagaacTAGATATGACTCAATtcatattatacaaaataaatttcttgcCACACTTTGAAAATCTTCGCAACTTAACCCTAAGGTGTGACCATGATACTTATATTtatgaag atttttttataagtttattaaaatcttgtaaatatttaacacatttaCACTTGATCCTATGCCTTACTGAACATTTCAAAGTATTGCCAACATTACACGAACTTATTCTCGAAGACTGCGAAGGATTAACTTattcaaatttgaaaacaatattgAGTGGAAttcatttgaaatgttttaaatctCTAAGTACAACATATACgggaaattttgaatatttttctatttcacCATCATTGCAAAAACTTGAAATAATTACTAAAgacacaaattttacaaaattattaagttttaatgAACAAAATCTTATAAACCTTAAAGAATTGCTGTATTATGCGAACGGTGATGAAAAGttgatattttcaaattttggacAAAATCTAAATGTTCTGAATATTAATAGTGATCAATTTATTGCAGAAGAttgtttgaaattgaaatatttgcataaattaaaaataaatgatggTATTTCAATATCTGACTTTTTGCTGCTGCTAAAACATGGACATTTACATGAATTatcaattaaatatgtttattataaaataaatcagcATGAAGCAAAAGCCTTAACGACAAATCTTCGATATCTTCGTTTAGAATGTAATAGATTTGGTGTCATTGGTAATGCGGAGGAAgactttttacttaatttattaaatttaaataaagaattatcTCTAGCGTATGAGAGATTAATGACAACAAAGTCAATTGTTCAAATATCGCGTAATAGAAACTTTCCAAAGCGATTTAAGAATATTAATGTTGGCGGTATTTCAAtag AATGTAATTCCATTCGGAATGAATGTGAAGAAACCAtgattctaataaaaaatattatacaatccTTTAGAAAGCGTCATTTGAATGCATATTTTATACTATAA
- the LOC111676893 gene encoding uncharacterized protein LOC111676893 isoform X1 produces MENFFTNIDLITYMCKFLNYEEQFQLTQVSSELENIITNYVWKTTFQEIQIAMNQTQFVVSDTTKPIEKLRFYEYYNIWHGEDFLLSSKNMEIFLKLNKNNVKKLQLIGEKDPKKERRRHQKMYSNQLITEIDQGENSTQYVLPFSQTFPNLTELCCWNMKLENRDLQRVAENFLKLNTLILNNCFSPEDKPLEIGIDINIQTIKDIKNLNSLTINRWPYAYTYSCLNNVKNIINQLKLQQLTLNGFRIPYESKNNKIDLNLRNLKYYKELDMTQFILYKINFLPHFENLRNLTLRCDHDTYIYEDFFISLLKSCKYLTHLHLILCLTEHFKVLPTLHELILEDCEGLTYSNLKTILSGIHLKCFKSLSTTYTGNFEYFSISPSLQKLEIITKDTNFTKLLSFNEQNLINLKELLYYANGDEKLIFSNFGQNLNVLNINSDQFIAEDCLKLKYLHKLKINDGISISDFLLLLKHGHLHELSIKYVYYKINQHEAKALTTNLRYLRLECNRFGVIGNAEEDFLLNLLNLNKELSLAYERLMTTKSIVQISRNRNFPKRFKNINVGGISIECNSIRNECEETMILIKNIIQSFRKRHLNAYFIL; encoded by the exons atggaaaatttttttacaaacatcgATTTGATCACATATatgtgcaaatttttaaattacgaAGAGCAATTTCAATTGACGCAAGTTTCAAGTGAATTGGAAAACATTATAACGAATTATGTGTGGAAAACTACATTTCAAGAAATACAAATCGCAATGAATCAAACACAATTTGTAGTATCGGACACAACGAAACCAATCGAAAAGCTTCGTTTTTATGAATACTATAATATATGGCATGGAGAAGATTTCCTTTTATCAAgtaaaaatatggaaattttcttaaaattaaataaaaataatgttaaaaaattgcaaCTAATAGGTGAAAAAGACCCAAAAAAAGAGCGTCGCAGACACCAGAAAATGTATTCAAATCAACTAATAACTGAAATAGATCAAGGAGAGAATAGCACACAATATGTCTTACCATTCAGTCAAACATTTCCAAATCTTACTGAACTGTGCTGCTGGAATATGAAATTGGAAAATAGGGATTTGCAAAGAGTAGcagagaattttttgaaactGAATACTTTGATCCTAAATAATTGCTTCAGTCCAGAAGATAAACCTTTGGAAATTGGAATTGATATTAATATTCAAACtattaaagatataaaaaatttgaacagTTTAACCATAAACAGATGGCCATACGCATACACTTATAGTTGTTtgaataatgttaaaaatattattaatcaaCTAAAATTACAGCAATTAACATTAAATGGCTTTCGTATTCCTTATGaatccaaaaataataaaatcgatttaaatttaagaaatttaaaatattacaaagaacTAGATATGACTCAATtcatattatacaaaataaatttcttgcCACACTTTGAAAATCTTCGCAACTTAACCCTAAGGTGTGACCATGATACTTATATTtatgaag atttttttataagtttattaaaatcttgtaaatatttaacacatttaCACTTGATCCTATGCCTTACTGAACATTTCAAAGTATTGCCAACATTACACGAACTTATTCTCGAAGACTGCGAAGGATTAACTTattcaaatttgaaaacaatattgAGTGGAAttcatttgaaatgttttaaatctCTAAGTACAACATATACgggaaattttgaatatttttctatttcacCATCATTGCAAAAACTTGAAATAATTACTAAAgacacaaattttacaaaattattaagttttaatgAACAAAATCTTATAAACCTTAAAGAATTGCTGTATTATGCGAACGGTGATGAAAAGttgatattttcaaattttggacAAAATCTAAATGTTCTGAATATTAATAGTGATCAATTTATTGCAGAAGAttgtttgaaattgaaatatttgcataaattaaaaataaatgatggTATTTCAATATCTGACTTTTTGCTGCTGCTAAAACATGGACATTTACATGAATTatcaattaaatatgtttattataaaataaatcagcATGAAGCAAAAGCCTTAACGACAAATCTTCGATATCTTCGTTTAGAATGTAATAGATTTGGTGTCATTGGTAATGCGGAGGAAgactttttacttaatttattaaatttaaataaagaattatcTCTAGCGTATGAGAGATTAATGACAACAAAGTCAATTGTTCAAATATCGCGTAATAGAAACTTTCCAAAGCGATTTAAGAATATTAATGTTGGCGGTATTTCAAtag AATGTAATTCCATTCGGAATGAATGTGAAGAAACCAtgattctaataaaaaatattatacaatccTTTAGAAAGCGTCATTTGAATGCATATTTTATACTATAA
- the LOC124420146 gene encoding uncharacterized protein LOC124420146, protein MEEIFSNIDLVTYMCKFLNFEQQLQLAQVSDELRNSIVNYVWKINCQEIQIIINGMESFVVTDKRQVFENDYKDYFDPDIWQRKSLILTSKNLENFLNLNANNIYKLQLITNRDSDESIWNVLTLGLKFPNLNELHCRNIKCENIDLQQIAENCPKIVTLILNNCLRQKGRFSEIGLNIDKQILYTMQNFNNLCIYNRHYNFSCLNDIVKQLKLQQYTTNDEGFEDLKKNALNSNNFKYYKELDLPNFKAYSDFQYFQINFLTHLENLCHLSLGSISVTHKISITKKFFNDLTKSCKSLTHLNLRRFIINDFINLNTLTELYVDDCEGLKYSNLKTILNGMHLKCFKSNRSKYEGNFENFSISQTLQKLDIDLYDNNVIIKLLELNEANLLNLTEFHYSNAEKLKVSKFAKNIRVLSISTGKLIAEDYFKLKYLQEIILTHSSIALSDLLLLLKLENLYKLSFWNIVYTHDQTSVVLSEMKAFQTNLQHLRLFKFLKSFIIDFLFDFLNINTQLSFACHIEHAKSIAEIVSQETFPKRFKYINVCGVSIDCNSIRNRCEKTMHQIGDLIKTLEITSLKPYFIVQ, encoded by the exons ATGGAAGAAATTTTCAGCAACATTGATCTGGTCACATATATGTGTAAATTCCTAAATTTCgaacaacaattacaattagCACAAGTTTCCGATGAATTGAGAAATTCTATAGTGAATTATGTGTGGAAAATTAATTGTCAAGAAATACAAATCATTATTAATGGAATGGAATCATTTGTAGTAACGGATAAAAGACAAGTATTCGAAAACGATTATAAGGATTATTTTGACCCCGATATATGGCAAAGAAAGAGTCTGATTTTAACAagtaaaaatttggaaaattttttaaatttaaatgcaaataatatttacaaattacaaTTGATTACAAACCGAGATTCCGATGAGAGTATATGGAATGTCTTAACTTTGGGACTTAAATTCCCAAATCTTAATGAACTACATTGTCGGAATATAAAATGCGAAAATATTGATTTGCAACAAATAGCGGAGAACTGTCCCAAGATCGTTACATTGATACTAAATAATTGCCTTAGACAAAAAGGTAGATTTTCAGAAATTGGACTTAATATAGATAAACAAATTCTCTATACTATGCAGAATTTTAATAATCTTTGTATATATAACAGACATTACAATTTTTCATGTCTTAATGATATTGTTAAACAACTAAAGTTGCAGCAATACACAACTAATGATGAAGGTTTTGAAGATTTGAAGAAAAAcgctttaaattcaaataatttcaaatattacaaaGAACTAGATTTGCCAAATTTTAAAGCCTATTCcgattttcaatatttccaaATAAATTTCTTGACCCACTTGGAAAATCTTTGCCATTTAAGTCTAGGCTCTATTTCCGTAACACACAAAATTTCCATTACCAAAAAATTCTTCAATGATTTAACGAAATCCTGTAAAAGTTTAACACATCTAAACTTACGTAGATTCATTATAAATGATTTCATAAACTTGAATACATTAACAGAACTTTATGTAGATGATTGCGAGGGATTAAAGTATTCAAATTTGAAAACTATATTAAATGGAAtgcatttaaaatgtttcaaatcCAATCGTAGCAAATATgaaggaaattttgaaaatttttctatttctcaAACATTGCAAAAACTCGACATAGATTTATATGACAATAATGTTATTATAAAGTTATTAGAGCTTAATGAAGCAAATCTCTTAAACTTAACAGAATTTCATTATAGTAATGCTGAAAAGTTAAAAGTTTCTAAGTTTGCCAAAAATATACGAGTTTTGAGTATAAGTACCGGCAAGTTAATTGCTGAAGattatttcaaattgaaatatttgcaAGAGATCATATTAACTCATAGCAGTATTGCACTATCTGATTTGCTGCTATTGctaaaacttgaaaatttatataaattatcatTTTGGAATATTGTTTATACCCATGACCAAACTTCGGTTGTTTTAAGCGAAATGAAAGCCTTTCAAACAAATCTTCAACATCTGcgattgtttaaatttttaaaaagttttataatagactttttgtttgatttcttAAATATCAATACACAATTATCGTTTGCATGTCACATCGAACATGCAAAGTCAATAGCTGAAATCGTGAGTCAAGAAACATTTCCAAAACGATTTAAGTACATTAATGTTTGCGGTGTTTCTAtag attgtaATTCTATTCGGAATCGTTGTGAGAAAACTATGCATCAAATAGGTGATCTTATCAAAACCTTAGAAATAACTAGTTTAAAACCTTATTTTATAGTTCAATAA